From the Polaribacter tangerinus genome, the window AATTAAATAATGAGACTGCAAAAGCTTTTTATCTTCTTTCCATTGATTGTTAATTCGCTTTAAAATTTCAGATTCATTGGTATTGTCTCTCTTTATTATTCGCTTTACACGTTCATTTAACGGAGCTGAAACAGAAATTATTAAGTCGAATAAATGAGCATTATTACTTTCAAACAAAATTGCACTTTCATACATAATATAAGACGCATTTTGATGTTGTTTAACAAAATTTTGAAAATCACTTTTTACAGCTGGATGCACGATATTGTTTAACAAACTAAGCTTATCTTTATCATTAAAAACAATATTAGCTAAATAATTATTATTTAGCCTTCCATTTTGATAAGTTTCTGTCCCAAAAATTTCAATAAGTTTTTTTTGAATATCTACCGAAGAGTTCATTAATCTTTTTCCAGCAATGTCTGCAATGTAAATGGCAACATTATCGCTTTTTCGAAACATGTTCACAACCGTAGTTTTTCCTGAACCAATACCACCTGTTAAACCAATTACCATGTTATTTTTGTATTAGAAAGTCTATTTTATTGGGTATTATTTTATAGCTTTTAATTAAAGGGGAAATATTCTTTAATTTAGGAATTAAATAATTTAAATTATTACTTTGGGCAAACTCAAAATCACAATCTACCAAAAAGGAAGTTTCATTTATTTTATTAAAATCAGAAAGTGCCACAACGTACATAACTGTTACTTTATTTGAAAGAGTACTAATTTGTATATCTTTTGGCTTATTTATTATTTTATACGGAATTTGTAACTTTCCTTCTGTAAACTGTTTTACTTTCCCCGAAACGGTAACTACTTTTTCACTAAACTTTAAATTTTTTATTTCTTTAGAATACTTTAAAGTTGTTTTCTTTGAAAAATCTGAGCTAATGTTTTCTATTTTTAAAGGCAAAATTGGTAAACTTTCTAATTTAGAAACATAACTTTCTGGACCATAAATAGTAATACTATCTGGCTTTATAGAAATTGGAGCTACCAAATCATAACCAATTTTAAAATTTAAATTTAAACTAGAAACTATCGGAACTTTTTTACTCACTAAATTACCTAAATTCAAAAAAAGAGAATCTTTACCAATAGATTTTAAAACAATGTCTTTTGGCAATTGTTTCTGAATACTGTTTAGTTGATTTTTAGCTAAAATATAATAGTCATTTTTATGTTTACGCTTTACATTTTTTGCATCAATTACAACTTCTTTATAAAATATTTTTAAACGAGCTATTTTAAAGCCTGTGCCCGATAAATTTACTTCTAATTCTTTTTCTGGTATTTCTTGTACAATTTTACTTTTAGGAATTCCCTTATAAATAATGGGTAAATTGGTTGTAATGGTATATTGTTTGGATAAAGTAATAAGTAGCCAAATTAAGGTTGAAGCCAGTAAAAAAACTAGAAAAGTTTTAGATATTTTTTGCTTTGTTTTCAATACGTTGCGTTTTAAATATGCAATCTACACAAATGCTTTTACAAAAAAAAGTGAGTAATATTAATGTAGATATTACTCACTTTAAATAAAAAAAACAAGTAACCTACTTTTTAGATTTAGCTACTGTTGTATATTTATTAGTTAACTCCATAGAAATAGAAGCGCGTTCGAACTTAATTTTTCCGGCACCTGTTTCTATAGTTACCGTATTATCTGAACTGTTAATCTCAGTAACTTTACCATGTATACCACTAGAAGTTACTACTTTAGAGCCTGTTTTTATTCCTTCTTGAAAAGCTTTTTCTTTTTTCTGACGATTCATTTGTGGCCTTATCATAAAAAAATAAAGCACTATAATCATTGCGAAAAAAGGCAACATACTTGCCAAACTACTAGAATCGAACTGTAAAAAAATTGTATTGTAAATCATTATTTTGCTTTTGGAGTTACAGAACCTTTTATTGTTAAAATTTCTCTACCAGATGCTGTATTGGTAGATAAAGTTACTGTTTTGGTTTGTCTATTAGGTCTTCCGTTCGTGTTAAATTTTACCATAATGTCTCCAGTCTCTCCTGGCTTAATAGGGGCTTTTGGCCATGTTGGAACTGTACAACCACAAGATCCTGTAGCATTAGTAATAACCAAGTCGGTATTACCAGAGTTGGTTACTTTAAAAACGGTTTCTACTAAATACCCTTCATCAACAACACCAAAATCGTATTCTTTTTTGTCTAATGTTAGCGTTGCTACTCCTTTTTTAATTTCTGCATCTCTAGTTTTAGCTTTTTCTAAATTTGATGTGTTAATTTTTGTTGTTGCACTATTATCGGCGCACGACGTCATAAAAAATGACATTACTAATAAAGTAAAACTGAAAATAATTTTTCTCATTGTGTATTTAATTTTTAAAATGTACTTAATTCTTATGATGTAAAAATAATATTTTTTTATGAACCATATGGTAAACATTATAACAGGCCTCTCCCTATTTTAACAATTTTGTTATTTGCTTTAAAGTCTTTAGATATTTTATCTAATACTCCATTAATAAAGTAACTACTTTTAGAGGTAGAATAATCTTTCGAAATTTCTATGTATTCATTTATGGTTACTTTTGTTGGTATAGAAGGGAAATTTAAAAATTCGGTAAGTGCCATTTTTATAAGAATCATATCTATTTCTGCAATTCTATCAGACTCCCAATTTGGTGTTTTTTCTTCTATATCTTTTTCATATTCTGTATGTTTCAGCACCGTCTTTCTAAATAAATTAGAAACAAATTCCTCATCATCAGTATCTTTATATAAAGCGCCA encodes:
- the coaE gene encoding dephospho-CoA kinase (Dephospho-CoA kinase (CoaE) performs the final step in coenzyme A biosynthesis.) translates to MVIGLTGGIGSGKTTVVNMFRKSDNVAIYIADIAGKRLMNSSVDIQKKLIEIFGTETYQNGRLNNNYLANIVFNDKDKLSLLNNIVHPAVKSDFQNFVKQHQNASYIMYESAILFESNNAHLFDLIISVSAPLNERVKRIIKRDNTNESEILKRINNQWKEDKKLLQSHYLIHNSTLESTKNQVHYIHNILTKKKALIL
- a CDS encoding CdaR family protein; its protein translation is MKTKQKISKTFLVFLLASTLIWLLITLSKQYTITTNLPIIYKGIPKSKIVQEIPEKELEVNLSGTGFKIARLKIFYKEVVIDAKNVKRKHKNDYYILAKNQLNSIQKQLPKDIVLKSIGKDSLFLNLGNLVSKKVPIVSSLNLNFKIGYDLVAPISIKPDSITIYGPESYVSKLESLPILPLKIENISSDFSKKTTLKYSKEIKNLKFSEKVVTVSGKVKQFTEGKLQIPYKIINKPKDIQISTLSNKVTVMYVVALSDFNKINETSFLVDCDFEFAQSNNLNYLIPKLKNISPLIKSYKIIPNKIDFLIQK
- a CDS encoding DUF1573 domain-containing protein, translating into MRKIIFSFTLLVMSFFMTSCADNSATTKINTSNLEKAKTRDAEIKKGVATLTLDKKEYDFGVVDEGYLVETVFKVTNSGNTDLVITNATGSCGCTVPTWPKAPIKPGETGDIMVKFNTNGRPNRQTKTVTLSTNTASGREILTIKGSVTPKAK
- the yajC gene encoding preprotein translocase subunit YajC yields the protein MIYNTIFLQFDSSSLASMLPFFAMIIVLYFFMIRPQMNRQKKEKAFQEGIKTGSKVVTSSGIHGKVTEINSSDNTVTIETGAGKIKFERASISMELTNKYTTVAKSKK